One Planctomycetaceae bacterium DNA window includes the following coding sequences:
- a CDS encoding TIGR03364 family FAD-dependent oxidoreductase — translation MRVAIVGAGIVGLAHAWSAAERGCRVTVFERNTRASGASIRNFGMVWPIGQPAGACYETASISRARWLSAAEKAGIWVNSCGSIHLAHRDDEWAVLQEFASKADSLGIECELLTPQQVHCNTPAANPEGLLGGLFSPAELCVNPREATRTLPEFLREQLHVAFHFNTYVRHIECSESAVSVVASNGLRNEFDRVIVCCGAELQVLFPEVLQQAGLRLCKLQMMSVRGYETEWKLGPHLASGLTLRHYQNFDVCDGLPGLKQRIADETPELDLFGIHVMASQNNHGEIILGDSHEYDANIDAFDKTLIDNLILRELKKILRLPDWTIAEHWHGIYARYSKAPVFESSPMPGVHIVTGTGGAGMTMAFGLAEQQWKRWTS, via the coding sequence ATGCGAGTTGCAATCGTAGGTGCGGGAATTGTCGGGCTGGCACATGCATGGTCTGCTGCAGAACGCGGCTGTCGCGTCACTGTGTTCGAACGGAACACACGGGCCAGCGGAGCATCGATCCGCAATTTTGGAATGGTTTGGCCTATTGGGCAGCCTGCGGGAGCATGTTACGAGACCGCAAGTATCAGCCGCGCTCGCTGGTTATCGGCCGCTGAGAAGGCTGGTATCTGGGTGAACTCCTGCGGTTCGATTCACCTTGCGCACCGAGATGACGAGTGGGCAGTGCTGCAGGAATTCGCCTCAAAAGCAGATTCACTGGGCATCGAATGCGAGCTGCTGACGCCGCAGCAGGTTCACTGCAATACACCTGCAGCAAATCCGGAAGGACTGCTGGGCGGCCTGTTTAGTCCGGCCGAGTTATGCGTGAATCCTCGTGAAGCAACTCGAACCCTTCCTGAATTCCTGCGGGAACAACTTCATGTCGCTTTTCACTTCAACACGTATGTCCGTCACATTGAATGCAGTGAGTCAGCAGTATCCGTTGTCGCTTCGAACGGACTTAGGAATGAATTCGACCGGGTGATCGTTTGTTGTGGTGCTGAACTGCAGGTCCTGTTTCCTGAAGTTCTGCAGCAAGCGGGTTTGAGACTCTGCAAACTGCAGATGATGAGTGTTCGCGGTTACGAAACAGAGTGGAAGTTGGGACCACATCTTGCCAGCGGCCTGACGTTGCGGCATTATCAAAATTTCGATGTTTGTGACGGCCTTCCGGGACTAAAGCAGCGGATTGCTGATGAAACTCCGGAACTGGATTTGTTTGGCATCCACGTCATGGCATCACAGAACAACCATGGTGAAATTATACTGGGCGATTCCCACGAGTATGATGCGAACATCGACGCCTTTGACAAGACATTGATCGATAACCTGATCCTGCGGGAACTGAAAAAGATTCTGCGTCTTCCCGACTGGACGATTGCTGAACACTGGCACGGTATTTACGCCAGGTATTCGAAGGCCCCCGTCTTCGAATCGAGTCCGATGCCCGGCGTGCATATTGTCACCGGCACCGGAGGAGCAGGAATGACGATGGCGTTTGGTCTCGCAGAACAGCAATGGAAACGCTGGACGTCCTGA
- a CDS encoding DUF5690 family protein yields MSAFGTYFCMYAFRKPFTSAGFESTVVSGTSFKSLLVTSQILGYTISKFIGIKVVSEMAPERRARMLLLLIGLAELSLVMFAVVPPPWNAVFMFLNGIPLGMVFGLVLGFLEGRRITEALSAGLCASFILADGATKSVGAWLLEKGVSEFWMPAAAGGLFVLPLCLCVSMLARTPVPSSADIAERSERVQMNRDDRWLLMRRFGPGLAMLVLMYLLVTILRSIRADFAREIWEGLGEPAAPATFTTSEMFVAFGVMAVNGGLVFVHNNRRAFFIALGTCLLGLILIAAALLGREMMGGMGAFPYMVLVGLGLYLPYVAVHTTIFERLLAMTRERGNVGFLMYLADSTGYLGYVGCMLARGALSQQGNFLPFFETVCWFTCGVSFVCVLLSGRYFGSHQTIRNTMFPAKHSGAEQSTVTTASTNDAATG; encoded by the coding sequence ATGTCTGCGTTTGGCACCTATTTCTGCATGTATGCCTTCCGAAAACCGTTTACTTCGGCAGGATTTGAATCCACCGTGGTTTCAGGAACGTCGTTCAAATCATTGCTTGTGACTTCGCAGATTCTGGGATACACCATATCTAAGTTCATCGGCATCAAAGTGGTTTCGGAAATGGCCCCGGAACGACGAGCTCGCATGCTGTTGTTGTTGATTGGCCTTGCCGAACTTTCGCTGGTGATGTTTGCAGTAGTACCGCCACCATGGAATGCCGTCTTCATGTTCCTGAATGGAATTCCACTGGGCATGGTATTTGGACTGGTGCTAGGATTTCTGGAGGGACGCAGGATCACAGAGGCCCTGTCCGCCGGACTTTGTGCCAGTTTCATTCTGGCCGACGGCGCTACAAAGTCTGTCGGCGCATGGTTACTGGAAAAGGGAGTGAGCGAGTTCTGGATGCCAGCCGCCGCGGGAGGCTTGTTTGTGCTTCCGCTTTGCTTGTGTGTCTCCATGCTGGCCAGAACACCTGTCCCATCCTCTGCCGATATTGCGGAACGGTCCGAACGCGTACAGATGAATCGTGACGATCGCTGGCTGTTAATGCGACGTTTCGGCCCGGGACTTGCGATGTTGGTACTGATGTATTTGCTGGTGACGATTCTGCGCAGTATTCGCGCCGACTTTGCACGGGAAATCTGGGAAGGGCTCGGGGAGCCTGCGGCGCCGGCAACATTCACGACCTCAGAGATGTTTGTCGCCTTTGGCGTGATGGCCGTTAATGGCGGGCTTGTGTTTGTCCATAACAATCGCAGGGCATTCTTCATCGCTTTGGGGACCTGCCTGCTTGGCTTGATATTAATCGCCGCAGCACTGCTTGGGCGTGAGATGATGGGCGGTATGGGAGCGTTTCCATACATGGTCCTTGTTGGACTGGGACTCTACCTGCCGTATGTTGCAGTGCATACGACCATATTCGAACGCCTGCTGGCCATGACTCGAGAACGCGGCAACGTTGGGTTCCTCATGTATCTTGCGGATTCAACAGGTTACCTGGGCTACGTTGGTTGTATGCTGGCCCGTGGTGCTCTGAGCCAGCAGGGGAATTTTCTGCCGTTCTTTGAAACAGTATGCTGGTTTACTTGTGGTGTTTCTTTTGTCTGCGTGTTGCTCAGCGGTCGATACTTTGGATCGCACCAAACGATTCGCAACACTATGTTCCCGGCGAAACATTCCGGGGCTGAACAGTCAACCGTTACCACGGCATCCACAAATGACGCAGCGACTGGCTGA
- a CDS encoding DUF4339 domain-containing protein yields the protein MTSRWFYNLMGESFGPVDWAQVQELVETGILATSDRVCAENSTDWQTIHQVADHNSAPRATDHSLDLQLAESLDDIQLEPGPSTIPVNDLSQQFHAVADLGSVVELTSVQAKSAAEIQYYVQVFGEILGPVSRPDLGEMIADQQVGGEDLVRVGKDGAWQPIEKMPLLQRYLSTAPTEPPTRSVNQVDATPVARGVSSALADAPRDKAVPRKAVTQKAVAESAPTRVRTSAQPSRKKSKRPPKPKYDPIMQEIYDEVFAPDATAKAPRPGQNEARVAAAPVTTAAGSPREIDSRPASNPTSPAISALSPTQTMPREVAIPVPPAPGRTAPSFQLPDGKTLGIGAALLGVSGLILAFMMGWVSLPSFGGGSTGPTAESSVIACYMEFNALPNPVAQIDWVEFTGTVQGRIKPLMSKQDAGTDASVIKAAQLLLDIADSHPIKDAAKITQFSTQLKTLMEQIRG from the coding sequence ATGACATCGCGCTGGTTCTATAATTTGATGGGCGAATCCTTCGGTCCCGTAGACTGGGCGCAAGTTCAGGAGTTAGTCGAAACGGGTATTCTGGCTACGTCCGATCGTGTATGTGCTGAGAATTCAACCGACTGGCAGACCATCCATCAGGTTGCTGATCACAACTCTGCGCCGAGGGCAACCGACCATTCGCTGGATCTGCAACTGGCAGAGAGTCTCGACGATATTCAGCTTGAACCGGGTCCTTCAACGATTCCTGTAAACGATCTGTCGCAGCAGTTTCATGCAGTGGCAGACCTGGGCTCTGTAGTCGAGTTGACTTCTGTCCAGGCAAAATCCGCTGCAGAAATCCAGTACTACGTGCAGGTCTTTGGAGAAATCCTTGGTCCGGTTTCCCGGCCAGATCTCGGAGAAATGATTGCCGATCAACAGGTGGGCGGAGAAGATTTGGTTCGCGTCGGCAAAGACGGCGCATGGCAACCAATTGAAAAAATGCCGCTCCTGCAGCGTTATCTGTCAACGGCCCCAACAGAGCCGCCCACGCGAAGTGTAAACCAGGTGGATGCAACGCCAGTTGCCCGGGGCGTTTCATCGGCGCTTGCTGATGCCCCCAGGGACAAGGCCGTCCCGAGGAAAGCGGTTACCCAAAAGGCCGTCGCAGAATCGGCCCCGACAAGAGTCCGGACATCAGCACAACCTTCCCGAAAGAAATCAAAGAGGCCGCCAAAGCCGAAATATGATCCCATCATGCAGGAGATCTACGACGAAGTCTTTGCACCGGATGCAACCGCAAAGGCTCCACGGCCGGGACAGAACGAAGCCAGGGTTGCGGCCGCACCCGTAACAACTGCTGCAGGTTCACCAAGGGAAATCGATTCGAGACCTGCTTCAAATCCGACTTCGCCAGCGATCTCCGCCCTGAGTCCAACGCAGACAATGCCGCGCGAAGTTGCAATCCCGGTTCCACCTGCACCCGGGAGAACTGCTCCGTCTTTTCAGCTTCCGGATGGCAAAACCCTTGGCATCGGTGCTGCATTGCTGGGTGTGAGTGGCTTGATTCTGGCGTTTATGATGGGTTGGGTGTCGTTGCCCAGTTTTGGTGGCGGTTCGACCGGTCCGACTGCTGAATCATCGGTTATTGCCTGCTATATGGAGTTCAATGCGTTACCCAATCCCGTCGCGCAAATCGACTGGGTGGAATTTACCGGCACGGTTCAGGGGCGAATTAAACCGTTGATGTCGAAACAAGATGCGGGCACTGATGCATCCGTTATCAAAGCGGCTCAACTACTTCTGGACATTGCCGACAGTCATCCGATTAAAGATGCCGCAAAGATCACCCAATTCTCCACCCAGCTGAAGACGCTGATGGAGCAGATTCGTGGTTAG
- a CDS encoding HAD-IA family hydrolase, which produces MEVVIPIAASQNYSPDVVVCSDDVPAGRPAPWSNLKAAQLLDVYPMNAITVVDDTRVGIEAGLNAGMITVAVSLTGNATGAFRG; this is translated from the coding sequence ATGGAGGTCGTCATTCCCATCGCAGCGTCGCAGAATTATTCGCCCGATGTTGTCGTTTGTTCGGACGATGTCCCGGCAGGCAGGCCGGCGCCCTGGTCCAATCTTAAAGCAGCCCAGCTGCTGGATGTCTATCCCATGAACGCCATCACGGTCGTCGACGACACTCGTGTCGGAATCGAGGCGGGATTAAATGCAGGGATGATTACTGTGGCCGTATCTTTAACGGGGAATGCCACTGGGGCTTTCAGAGGATGA
- a CDS encoding argininosuccinate synthase, whose translation MAESVVLAYSGGLDTSVLVGWLQDKGYDVHCLYVELGQPCEDRAAILQKALDIGAKSSELVDAREEMCREIAFPTLQWQAKYENIYLLGTSIARPLISKVCLQRAREVGAVAFVHGATGKGNDQCRFQLAAEALDPTVKIIAPWRMEEFRNAFPGRTEMLQYCAAKNIPVKASASKPYSSDENCLHISYEAGDLEDPTVDGETVIDFGMTVSPQQAPDKEEAVSISFEAGIPVAVNGETLSAAKLVEALNTIGGRNGVGRIDIIENRFVGMKSRGVYEAPGMTLLYAAHRAIEQMTMDRDLTHLRDQMSPVVAEMVYYGHWYCAKMDALLAFIREAQQPVTGEVRLTLYKGNIRVSSRTSPNSLYNAEIASMEKGGDYNQTDAEGFLRIMGLPYRVQGSVRPRSY comes from the coding sequence GTGGCTGAATCTGTAGTTTTGGCATATAGCGGTGGACTCGACACGTCTGTGCTGGTGGGTTGGCTGCAGGACAAAGGCTACGATGTGCACTGTCTGTACGTCGAACTTGGACAACCTTGCGAAGACCGAGCAGCAATCCTGCAGAAGGCTCTTGACATAGGGGCCAAGTCTTCAGAACTGGTCGATGCACGGGAAGAAATGTGCCGCGAAATCGCTTTTCCAACGCTTCAGTGGCAGGCAAAGTATGAGAATATCTATCTGCTGGGCACTTCAATCGCCCGCCCACTGATATCCAAGGTCTGCCTGCAGCGGGCTCGAGAAGTTGGCGCAGTGGCTTTTGTTCACGGAGCAACCGGCAAGGGAAACGATCAGTGTCGATTCCAGCTCGCCGCTGAAGCACTCGACCCAACCGTGAAAATCATTGCTCCATGGCGCATGGAAGAATTCCGCAATGCCTTCCCGGGGCGAACAGAGATGCTGCAGTACTGCGCTGCCAAAAACATCCCGGTAAAAGCGAGTGCAAGTAAGCCCTACTCCAGTGATGAAAATTGCCTGCACATCAGCTACGAAGCCGGAGATCTGGAAGATCCAACAGTTGACGGCGAGACCGTGATTGACTTTGGCATGACTGTGTCACCGCAGCAAGCCCCCGACAAAGAGGAGGCTGTGTCCATCAGCTTTGAAGCCGGAATTCCGGTCGCCGTGAATGGTGAAACACTCTCGGCTGCGAAGCTCGTCGAAGCGTTAAACACAATTGGCGGTCGAAATGGTGTGGGCCGGATCGATATCATCGAAAACAGATTTGTTGGCATGAAGAGTCGAGGTGTCTATGAGGCTCCCGGAATGACACTGCTGTACGCGGCCCATCGTGCCATTGAACAAATGACCATGGACCGTGACCTGACGCACTTGCGCGACCAGATGAGCCCCGTTGTGGCGGAAATGGTGTACTACGGGCACTGGTATTGTGCGAAGATGGATGCATTGCTGGCTTTCATTCGTGAAGCACAACAGCCAGTGACCGGCGAAGTCAGGCTCACTCTCTATAAAGGAAATATCCGCGTCAGCAGCCGAACATCGCCCAATAGCCTCTATAACGCAGAAATTGCGAGCATGGAGAAAGGCGGCGATTACAATCAGACAGACGCCGAGGGATTCCTCCGGATTATGGGTCTTCCATATCGCGTGCAGGGCTCTGTGCGACCGCGAAGCTACTAG
- a CDS encoding PAS domain S-box protein has translation MTDRKPLSKLSFHSGDKQMRQTDHPMAALDAEEIAFQSESILSPAECSSSQVVEVLFQQSFLKVVDTSTTFPTIITDELDRVVWLNRAFEELCGWEASDLLGHPIWYRLHGPATDLAAVAAIRQKAEHRLPVNEEVLNYRKNGEPYWVAIDSKPVFDPSNRFVGYLSIQTDITVRRRAESKLSVDHLLLQSISDVQSRFIDSDHDDNAFRTLLEHLLEHLLGLTQSQHGFIAELNRADESGHHQLEIAASGAAADAGTHPNSGDGNIWPFGNVSAVFDCCIRNREACFWNVAPPDFPKPQQDQVSAGLLTYAGIPVWTGGEVKGLLGLANRIEGYDAEIVDFIEPLLKTIAQLIDARRRRREQEALEASLREAKAFLALTGRVAGVGGWQLNLDSGFLEWTEQTRRIHEVDEDYVPTLSTAIDFYTVEARGQIASAVEMLQVTGTPFCLELPLVTAKGRRIWVRAQGEREDHEGKPYRLYGTFQEVTKIIWAERFIKCKNRILELIISGQPSQGILEEISKTIHEQLLARWVMVLTRNSVTNRLIVTSSFGWPDGLAETLNDVPANCDNRIWGDVFVNGRRSAADGIEGDPLWGPMAAYLRDNNISHSLSLPVSATNAPTDCCFTICSTHSLLAGKFDHELLNELIQLATIAVSAAAENEKLLNSESRLREASRRAGLGYWLLDVKTGKVEWSEEIYRMLRRDDSFQPTLERFIEELAHPEDRNLITETYLKVCQTPGLTCEIDIRTNPADGPVKWLAIEGVASTDFDGKVVYVRGTILDITERVAASNEKTALQAQLLHAQKMESVGRLAGGVAHDFNNMLAVMLGHCEMLLLRDSLSVELREHLNAIQSAGQRSADLTRQLLTFARRQNASPRVLKLNQSVTSILQMLKRLLPDGILLSWQPSPGLWDIHIDPVQIDQVLSNLLVNSRDAIDGNGTIAIATQNCVVREPRVLQNGALLNPGEWVLLSVSDDGCGIDEEGMQRLFEPFYTTKPLGEGTGLGLATVFGIVQQNEGVIEAISDQKTGTSIRVFFPRCQGTAIRETPPQESLPAKQIKGIVLLVEDEQAVLQIGRIFLQQLGYTVLTASRPTEAIRRFEMYEGEIRLVITDMMMPEMSGRQLISSLRRFRSDLPCLLMSGYLPDLPPGSEFLHDDIPVIPKPFEIQTLAAAIRLALNRAESSGPG, from the coding sequence ATGACTGATCGCAAGCCATTGTCGAAATTGTCCTTCCACTCCGGGGACAAACAAATGCGGCAGACAGACCACCCAATGGCTGCATTGGATGCTGAAGAAATCGCATTTCAGTCTGAGTCGATTTTGTCGCCTGCCGAGTGCTCCAGTTCGCAGGTTGTAGAGGTGCTCTTTCAGCAGTCGTTTCTGAAGGTGGTTGACACGTCGACCACCTTCCCAACGATTATTACCGACGAACTTGACCGAGTGGTCTGGCTGAATCGCGCGTTTGAGGAGCTTTGCGGCTGGGAGGCTTCGGATCTGCTTGGGCACCCGATCTGGTATCGGCTGCATGGCCCGGCAACGGATTTGGCCGCTGTTGCGGCAATTCGACAGAAGGCAGAACATCGCCTTCCGGTCAACGAAGAAGTGTTGAACTACCGAAAAAATGGGGAACCATACTGGGTGGCGATAGATTCGAAGCCCGTGTTCGACCCTTCGAATCGATTTGTTGGCTATCTGTCAATTCAAACAGACATCACTGTGCGGCGCAGGGCAGAGTCAAAGCTGTCTGTCGACCATCTGCTGCTGCAGTCAATCAGTGATGTTCAATCCAGGTTCATTGACAGCGATCATGATGACAACGCTTTCAGGACGCTTCTGGAGCATCTTCTGGAGCATCTGCTGGGACTGACTCAAAGCCAGCACGGATTCATTGCAGAATTGAACCGAGCGGATGAATCGGGACATCACCAACTGGAAATCGCCGCATCAGGAGCAGCTGCTGACGCAGGAACGCATCCGAATTCCGGAGACGGGAACATCTGGCCGTTCGGTAACGTGTCGGCAGTTTTTGATTGCTGCATAAGAAACCGCGAAGCCTGCTTCTGGAATGTCGCCCCGCCGGATTTCCCGAAGCCCCAACAGGATCAGGTCAGTGCCGGGCTCTTGACCTACGCTGGCATTCCTGTCTGGACAGGAGGCGAGGTAAAGGGGCTGTTGGGCCTGGCGAATCGAATCGAAGGCTACGATGCGGAAATCGTCGACTTTATTGAACCTCTACTGAAAACGATTGCTCAGTTGATCGACGCTCGCCGCCGCCGCCGCGAACAGGAAGCGCTGGAGGCGTCATTAAGAGAAGCCAAGGCGTTTCTCGCATTAACAGGTCGTGTTGCCGGGGTCGGAGGCTGGCAGCTGAATCTGGATTCCGGTTTTCTTGAATGGACCGAACAGACTCGGCGCATACATGAAGTCGACGAGGACTATGTTCCGACATTGTCCACCGCAATTGACTTCTACACGGTCGAGGCAAGGGGGCAAATCGCGTCCGCTGTGGAAATGCTGCAGGTAACAGGCACTCCATTTTGTCTGGAGTTGCCGTTAGTCACAGCGAAAGGAAGACGCATCTGGGTGCGAGCTCAGGGGGAACGTGAAGATCATGAAGGCAAGCCGTATCGTCTGTACGGCACCTTCCAGGAAGTGACGAAAATCATCTGGGCGGAAAGGTTCATTAAATGCAAGAATCGTATTCTTGAGCTCATTATCTCCGGGCAGCCATCTCAGGGGATCCTTGAAGAAATTTCAAAGACAATCCACGAGCAATTGCTCGCACGCTGGGTGATGGTTCTGACTCGAAACTCGGTAACAAACAGATTGATTGTCACCAGTAGTTTCGGGTGGCCGGACGGACTTGCCGAGACACTGAACGATGTGCCGGCAAACTGCGACAACAGGATATGGGGCGACGTCTTTGTCAACGGTCGCCGAAGTGCGGCAGACGGCATTGAAGGCGACCCTCTCTGGGGACCAATGGCTGCTTATCTACGAGACAACAACATCTCGCACAGCCTGTCGCTGCCTGTGTCTGCCACGAACGCTCCGACAGATTGCTGTTTCACAATCTGCAGCACTCACTCGCTGTTGGCTGGTAAATTCGACCATGAATTGCTGAACGAACTGATTCAGCTGGCCACGATTGCGGTTTCAGCGGCAGCGGAAAATGAAAAACTATTGAACAGTGAGAGCCGATTGAGGGAAGCGAGTCGGCGAGCGGGACTTGGCTATTGGCTGCTGGACGTAAAGACGGGAAAGGTGGAGTGGTCCGAAGAAATCTATCGCATGTTACGACGTGATGATTCATTTCAACCCACGCTTGAACGATTCATCGAAGAACTCGCCCACCCTGAAGACAGGAATTTGATCACCGAGACCTATCTGAAAGTATGTCAGACCCCGGGCCTGACCTGCGAGATCGATATCCGAACAAATCCTGCCGACGGCCCCGTCAAATGGCTCGCAATTGAAGGGGTCGCATCCACCGATTTCGACGGCAAAGTTGTTTACGTGAGAGGCACAATCCTCGATATCACCGAACGAGTTGCTGCGTCCAATGAAAAAACTGCACTCCAGGCGCAGTTGCTGCACGCCCAGAAAATGGAATCTGTTGGTCGTCTTGCAGGAGGAGTTGCCCATGACTTTAACAACATGCTTGCTGTCATGCTTGGTCATTGCGAAATGCTGCTGCTTCGTGACAGCCTTTCAGTCGAATTACGCGAACACCTGAACGCAATTCAGTCGGCCGGACAGCGTTCCGCCGATCTGACACGACAACTACTGACCTTTGCCAGAAGGCAAAATGCATCGCCCAGAGTTCTGAAACTTAATCAGTCCGTGACATCCATTCTGCAAATGCTGAAGCGACTTCTTCCGGACGGCATCCTCTTGTCCTGGCAGCCGTCGCCCGGGCTTTGGGATATTCATATCGACCCCGTTCAGATCGATCAGGTCCTCAGCAATTTGCTTGTCAATTCAAGGGATGCGATTGACGGCAACGGGACGATTGCCATTGCGACGCAGAACTGCGTTGTCCGTGAACCCAGAGTGCTGCAGAACGGTGCCCTACTGAATCCCGGGGAATGGGTGCTGTTATCCGTCAGTGACGATGGATGCGGAATCGATGAAGAAGGTATGCAAAGACTGTTCGAACCGTTTTATACGACAAAACCACTCGGCGAAGGAACCGGACTTGGTTTGGCAACTGTCTTCGGGATTGTGCAGCAGAATGAAGGAGTCATTGAAGCGATCAGTGACCAGAAAACGGGGACTTCCATCAGGGTGTTTTTCCCGCGCTGTCAGGGTACAGCGATCAGAGAAACGCCTCCGCAGGAATCTTTGCCAGCGAAGCAGATCAAAGGAATTGTTCTGCTGGTGGAAGATGAGCAGGCTGTGCTGCAAATCGGACGCATATTTCTTCAACAACTGGGATACACCGTGCTCACCGCTTCTCGACCAACAGAAGCAATCCGGCGATTCGAAATGTATGAGGGAGAAATCCGACTTGTCATTACTGACATGATGATGCCGGAAATGAGCGGCAGGCAACTGATCTCAAGTCTGCGAAGATTTCGCTCGGATCTTCCCTGCCTGCTCATGTCCGGCTACCTGCCTGACTTACCACCCGGCAGCGAATTTCTACACGACGATATCCCCGTAATTCCAAAACCATTTGAGATTCAGACCCTGGCCGCGGCCATTCGGCTTGCACTGAACCGGGCAGAATCAAGCGGTCCAGGGTAA